One genomic window of Struthio camelus isolate bStrCam1 chromosome 1, bStrCam1.hap1, whole genome shotgun sequence includes the following:
- the MFAP5 gene encoding microfibrillar-associated protein 5 isoform X1: MKGNKGQPKVERVLGVAVYDLLSGQSGENSRRGKTERLLLKGAKTEGCRMKTSGACILLCLLALSLSPADWYPWVVHGQELETVTGDLNTDFLISTSAAAVTPPVLLSPVQSDTETTTAASDCREEQFPCTRLYSVHKPVKQCISYLCVTSVRRMYIINKEVCSRIVCKENEVMQDEICRQLAGLPSRRLRRSGQPLNLPCRQLLDQQRRRPDAL, encoded by the exons atGAAAGGCAACAAAG gACAACCGAAAGTAGAACGTGTTCTGGGAGTGGCTGTATATGATCTACTCAGTGGCCAAAGTGGGGAGAACAGCAGAAGGGGGAAGACAGAGCGTCTGCTGCTGAAGGGAGCAAAGACTGAGGGCTGCA GGATGAAGACCTCTGGAGCCTGTATACTGCTGTGTCTTTTAGCACTTTCTTTGTCCCCAGCTG ACTGGTATCCATGGGTGGTACACGGGCAAGAACTGGAAACTGTAACTG GTGATCTTAACACTGACTTTCTCATCAGCACCTCTG ctgcagctgtAACACCACCTGTCCTTCTTAGCCCTG TTCAATCTGACACTGAAACTACAACGGCTGCATCAG ATTGTCGTGAAGAGCAGTTCCCTTGCACTCGCCTCTATTCTGTTCATAAACCAGTGAAGCAGTGTATCAGCTACCTCTGTGTTACCAG TGTGCGTCGCATGTACATAATAAACAAGGAGGTGTGCTCTCGCATTGTCTGCAAGGAGAATGAGGTCATGCAAG ATGAGATCTGTCGCCAGCTGGCTGGCCTTCCTTCTCGACGTCTCCGCCGCTCTGGGCAGCCCCTGAACCTCCCTTGCAGACAACTCCTGGACCAGCAGCGCAGAAGGCCTGATGCTCTGTAA
- the MFAP5 gene encoding microfibrillar-associated protein 5 isoform X2, giving the protein MKTSGACILLCLLALSLSPADWYPWVVHGQELETVTGDLNTDFLISTSAAAVTPPVLLSPVQSDTETTTAASDCREEQFPCTRLYSVHKPVKQCISYLCVTSVRRMYIINKEVCSRIVCKENEVMQDEICRQLAGLPSRRLRRSGQPLNLPCRQLLDQQRRRPDAL; this is encoded by the exons ATGAAGACCTCTGGAGCCTGTATACTGCTGTGTCTTTTAGCACTTTCTTTGTCCCCAGCTG ACTGGTATCCATGGGTGGTACACGGGCAAGAACTGGAAACTGTAACTG GTGATCTTAACACTGACTTTCTCATCAGCACCTCTG ctgcagctgtAACACCACCTGTCCTTCTTAGCCCTG TTCAATCTGACACTGAAACTACAACGGCTGCATCAG ATTGTCGTGAAGAGCAGTTCCCTTGCACTCGCCTCTATTCTGTTCATAAACCAGTGAAGCAGTGTATCAGCTACCTCTGTGTTACCAG TGTGCGTCGCATGTACATAATAAACAAGGAGGTGTGCTCTCGCATTGTCTGCAAGGAGAATGAGGTCATGCAAG ATGAGATCTGTCGCCAGCTGGCTGGCCTTCCTTCTCGACGTCTCCGCCGCTCTGGGCAGCCCCTGAACCTCCCTTGCAGACAACTCCTGGACCAGCAGCGCAGAAGGCCTGATGCTCTGTAA